DNA from Geobacter sulfurreducens PCA:
TATGCCGGCTTCGTCTGGATCGAGGAGCTGGTGGAACTGATCGAGGGCTGCGGTTCCAGCCCGGTGTGGTCGCTTCTCAAGCGTGCCGACGAGAAGTTCGTGACCGAGCGGGCTTACGAGAATCCGAAATTCGTGGAGGATATCGTCCGTGAAGCGACCCTGGCTCTAGCCGCCCATGAGGCCATAACCTGGTTCTCGGTGGAAGCCGAAAATTTCGAGTCGATCCACAAGCATTCCGCCTATGCCGCCATTGAGCAGGATAAGCGAAAGGCATGAGCGTAGTTCATGTACTCACGCACGTTCCTTGTTAATACGCGCCGAAGCGGCTGACGACATCCCGTGTGGATAACTATGTGGAAAACCCCCAAAGTTGTGGATAACGCTAGCCGTTGTCCGCTGTAAACCCCCTGCCCATGAGCCTTCAGCCATGTCGAAAAGCTTTGATGATCTTCGCCAAAAGACCGATGGCCGGCCGGGTGAAGACACGGCTGACCCCCCCCCTCTCTCCCGGGGATGCCGCTGAGCTCTACCGGCGGATGCTGCTGGATATCCTTGCGAAGTGTGCCCGAATGGTCGGCGTGGATCTCCTGCTCTTCTACGAGCCCGGGGAAGGAAGCGGCCGTTTCTTTGAAGAGGCGGCTCCGGGGTGGGCATGTCGTCCCCAGGAGGGGGGTGATCTGGGGGCGCGGCTCGATTCGGCCTTTCGGCTTGCTTTCGGTGAAGGGTATGGTGAAGTTGCCGTGATCGGTACCGACTCCCCCGACCTGCCTGAAGAGTATGTGCGGCTGGCGTTCGATCTGTTGGACCACCGGGCGGTGGACGCGGTCTATGGTCCCTCTGAAGATGGCGGTTACTACCTCCTGGCTCTGAAGCAACACCGGCCGGAGCTTTTCCGCGATATCCCCTGGTCCACCGGGGAGGTCCTGGAGCACTCGCTGGCTCGAGCCAAGGCGGTAGGCGTGCGGGTCGAGCTCCTCCCTGTCTGGTATGATGTGGATAGCATCGCCGATCTGTGGCGTCCGGGGCTGGCCGGGGCCGGCACCGTGGCACCACTTACGGCGGAATTCGTTTCCGGCCTTATTTCAGCACATCCACCAGATACCCCACCCCCTGCAGGTGAGAGATAACCTCCTGAATGTGCTCGAACCCCCGGGTCTCCAGCTCGATGAGGACCTCGGTCTTGCCGATGGGGAGCGATTTCGAGCGCCGGTCATGGGTGATGATGGAGATGTTGGCTTTAGCCTCGGCAATTTCCGTCGCAAGTCGCGCCAGGGCACCGGGGAGATCGTCCAGCTCCACCTTCAGCTTCAGGTAGCGCCCGGCAGCCACCAGACCCCGTTCCACCACTACTGAGATGGTCTTCACGTCGATATTCCCGCCCGACAGCACGCAGACCGTTTTTCCCGAAAGATCAGTCACCCGCCGGTTGAGAAGCGCGGCCAACGGAACGGCCCCGGCCCCCTCGACCAAGAGCTTGGTTCGCTCCAGCAGCGCCACGATGGCAAGGGCGATCTCCTCTTCTTCCACCAAGACCACCTCGTCCACCAAGTCCCTGATGATGGGAAAGGTGTTCACCCCTGGCTTCTTGACCGCGATGCCGTCGGCAAGGGTGACCGTCACGGGGACCTGGACGATCTTCCCCTTTTGCAGCGAATAGTGGGCGGATGGGGCCGCCGCTGTTTCAACGCCGATGATCCGCACGTGGGGGTGGGTTTCTCTGATGGCCGTGGCGATGCCCGCGATGAGACCGCCGCCGCCGATGGGGACGAGGATATTGGCTACATCGGGAAGCTCCTGGAGAACTTCCAGGCCGATGGTGCCTTGCCCGGCCATCACGAGCGGGTCGTCAAAGGGGTGGACGAAGAGGGCGCCCCGTTCCTCCTGCGCCTGGACCGCTGCAGCGTATGCCTCGTCGAAGTTGCGGCCGGTGAGTACCACCTCGGCGCCGTAGTCACGGGTGGCAAAGACCTTCTGCGGCGGCGTGCTTTCCGGCATGAACACCGTGGACGGCACTCCCAGCAGGTCGGCCGAGAACGCGACTCCTTGGGCATGGTTACCGGCAGAAGCGGTAATGACACCCTTTGCCAGTGCCTCCCGCGGCTGCGACGTCATGAAGTTCAGGGCGCCTCGGATCTTGAACGCACCGGTGCGCTGGAGGTTCTCGCACTTGAAATAGATCGGGATTCCCAGTTTCTCGCTGAAGTGATGGGAGTGGATGAGCTCGGTGCGACGAACCCGCTTCCTGAGTCGGTCGTCGGCTTCCTGAATCAGTGTGTAGGGGAGCATTGCGATTGCGCCTCCGGCCTGCTAGTGTGAATGCCCGTGATGATGTCCGTGGGGGCCGTGGGTGCAGTGCGCATGGGCGTGGTGATGGTCGTCATGGCTCTGGCCGTGGCGCGGTCGGTGCCGGAGGTCCTTGATGACCGGCCCGTCGACGCAGCGGGTGCACTCGGCCTGGAGGGTCGTGTGGGTGATGTGGTAACGCTCAAAGAGCAGTTGTTCGATCTGTCGTAGAACCTCGGCTTGCTGTCCCTTGTACTCGGGTTTTACGTCCACGTGGGCGGACAGCGCCAGGATATGGGAGCAGATGGTCCAGATGTTCATCTGATGAACGGCATTGACCCCTTCCACGCCTGCCATCTCGTTGGCCACCTGCTGCGTGCTCATTCCCCGGGGTACTCCTTCCAGGAGAATGTGGGCCGCCTCCCGCAATACCCGCCACGAGCCTGCGAAGATGACGCAGCCGATGCCGATGGAGATGAGGGCGTCCAAGACGTACCAACCGGTGAAGTACATGATGAGCCCGCCGACGATGACTCCCACTGATGCCGCCGCGTCGCCAACAACGTGGAGGAAGGCGCTGCGGACGTTAAGATC
Protein-coding regions in this window:
- a CDS encoding TIGR04282 family arsenosugar biosynthesis glycosyltransferase → MIFAKRPMAGRVKTRLTPPLSPGDAAELYRRMLLDILAKCARMVGVDLLLFYEPGEGSGRFFEEAAPGWACRPQEGGDLGARLDSAFRLAFGEGYGEVAVIGTDSPDLPEEYVRLAFDLLDHRAVDAVYGPSEDGGYYLLALKQHRPELFRDIPWSTGEVLEHSLARAKAVGVRVELLPVWYDVDSIADLWRPGLAGAGTVAPLTAEFVSGLISAHPPDTPPPAGER
- the ilvA gene encoding threonine ammonia-lyase, whose translation is MLPYTLIQEADDRLRKRVRRTELIHSHHFSEKLGIPIYFKCENLQRTGAFKIRGALNFMTSQPREALAKGVITASAGNHAQGVAFSADLLGVPSTVFMPESTPPQKVFATRDYGAEVVLTGRNFDEAYAAAVQAQEERGALFVHPFDDPLVMAGQGTIGLEVLQELPDVANILVPIGGGGLIAGIATAIRETHPHVRIIGVETAAAPSAHYSLQKGKIVQVPVTVTLADGIAVKKPGVNTFPIIRDLVDEVVLVEEEEIALAIVALLERTKLLVEGAGAVPLAALLNRRVTDLSGKTVCVLSGGNIDVKTISVVVERGLVAAGRYLKLKVELDDLPGALARLATEIAEAKANISIITHDRRSKSLPIGKTEVLIELETRGFEHIQEVISHLQGVGYLVDVLK
- a CDS encoding cation diffusion facilitator family transporter, which produces MHADSHLDRSITGRLKYAIALTALTLVAEIVGGIWTNSLALLSDAAHVFLDLFALVLSLAAIKLASYPASDTKTFGWHRAEVFASFINGATVFLMALGIFYEAVGRLMNPEAVKSLPMLLIATLGLVMNLISATALHGHSHDDLNVRSAFLHVVGDAAASVGVIVGGLIMYFTGWYVLDALISIGIGCVIFAGSWRVLREAAHILLEGVPRGMSTQQVANEMAGVEGVNAVHQMNIWTICSHILALSAHVDVKPEYKGQQAEVLRQIEQLLFERYHITHTTLQAECTRCVDGPVIKDLRHRPRHGQSHDDHHHAHAHCTHGPHGHHHGHSH